tttagcgctattcacgaaagattcaatatgaagtttaaaatccaGTTTAATTTATAATAGTAcaattagtgacttgcttgattacatagtcgccaataacataatcatgggattggaaggacttccttgtaaaacacatgaacttatatttaggtaggtttagtgacatgccGTTTACATTACACAAGTCAAgtagactattcagatcagcctgaagacttGCCCCATCcgcgggtgagcggataggcattacaagtttgacatcatcagcgtacatcaacggcttgcagcgcTTCATAACACTAGGAAgatcattaatgaacaacaggaacaaaaccggaccaaggtgcctgaggaacaccagaaattacgtttatgaaccgagcccagccattattaaatataactgtttgttttctttccttcacataagaagaaacccaagagaggaGTTTTTTTTTAAGGTTGGACGACGTGAGTGCGAAAACGTATTACAATGGTATTTGTGGCTGGGGAATTGAATTATTTTGGTAAGTTGTTGTGGTTGATGTGATATTTGAgcgatttttatactcatctgagcagagctcacagaccagcaattattaaatatacctgtttgttttctttccttcacataagaagaaaaTCAAGAGAGgagtttttttaagtttcaaCGACGCGAGTGCGAAAATGTATTACAATGGGATTTGTGGCTGgggaaataaaattattttggtaAGTTGTTGTGGTTGATGTGGTATTTGaggcgatttttatactcagctgagcagagctcacagattatattaattttgttcgcacaacggtacccCGCAACGGTATAAACGAGGtagataaaaaaagaaataaatttagccatgtccgtccgtccgtccgtccgtccatctatcCATCTGAGAAAAGTTCAAGAGAAAGGCCATGCCGATGAATTATTGTCATCTCCGTCGAACCGGCCGATAGGTTTTGTTATGGGAATTCATGAAAGGTTCAGCACAGCAAGTGTTCCTATCGGCATCCGTATTTGGAAAAAGAAAAAGCGGAAGACCTCCGCcaagaagacttgatctcccttggtgctcgcaattggtgtcagttatgttGAAGTCGGAATTGCTAGGCTGACTTGCGCAAAGCGCCAATTGTTGGTGGCGATAAATTTCTTCATATTTCTCCTTTTACTCAGAGACACCATCATAATGGTGTATAGTCATGGTTCATGGTCTTTAAAATAGTCGAGCTTTTTACGTTTCTAAAAAGAAAATGGATTTTTCACTTCTTAATGAAATATCGATtgaatcgattaaaaatcgaatccAAATCCAGCTCTAATTGACagattcctcgtgttccaatgacacgtgaaccagatacggatagagatttaaccaaggcgaattcagtatcaggtgttgttatcccaacagctcattgcttcttcttgataattcccatacaacgccttgtacaaaaataagtcagttaatcgaaatcaacgaaaattttcttctgacttgacattcttcggtaattctatacgacagcgtgacactgctaatacgcgtccaaaaatattgagagaggtatcaaacgacgcatcttgacatcagtattaataatccgaaagttCTTgaaattaatacgcgtcttttgacacctctcgatatttttgacaCGTATTAGCATTGTCATGCTGTCGTATGgaattacatgccaacctaataaaaccgcactgcgtttttttagcgcacgcaaacaaccggcgttttttgccctaacccaaataagcatgcgttgcgacaatgtaaagcatgtgtgcaaacgtcaaatctaaatgtcacgcagaacaaaaattggaaatcgagttaggttttcacgcagcaaattcaatttgggttgctctcatacaagttgtatgtgcatgagacatttttgacagaaaattacttgcgtgcgtttatattaggttcgCTTGTTAgccattcttctgcacggcgaattagttgaattcgctctgccaccacctggtatagattcgccttggattTAACATgccaatgcaacaacaatgtgatccatatggatccATATggtgtcattggaacacgaggtttGTTTGCAGATGTCATTCCGGTTTGGCTTCCCACTTTTCCGAAATGCCGcattttgtgttatttattttattgttctcCCGCTGTTCtaaacaaaagttttaataattattcgcgcttttattaaaaaaatataaatacaaaatattggaATAACTTTAATATACAAATTAGCAATGGATTGTTGCTATTGTAATCACATGATTTCTGATAGTAGCGATGACTATTTGGAATGCTTGGAGTGTCAGTGTGTAGTGCATGCAAGATGTTTGCGCACGTGTCGACCTGGAGATCTGATGGGTGATGTATTCTTTGATTTTACTTGTGCGGATTGTATGAATTTGCAATACAATATGCCCTCAACATCAACGTCAGCCAAAAATGCCCCTGCTAGAGAGAATTTTGTGCGTCAACGCTTATCTTGGTTCATGGTAGTAACATTAACATTATACAATTTATCGATCAAATCAAAGGGACTCAGCCATCATGGATTTTTTCATTGGCGTTCGCATATAGCGAgttttattaacaaaaattgGGATTTTCTTATGGAGCCGGGGACGTAAGTAATGTATATTTTTATTAACCAATGCATTAACGCAAAATTTCGCAAACAGCCGACGGCGCAAAAATTGGTTTGGTTCCATTTCCGGCAATTTATCACATTATAGCCCGGACTTCTTTCTCTCCGGCCAGGAGGCAATTCAAAAATCCGGCTGGTGGCGTTTAACCCATACGAATTTAACACCCAAAATGATACAAAGGAGGCGTAAGTACAAAATCAGTTGCTGTAGAGATTTATGAATTTGTCTTTTTTTCAGTTGAAGAGTTTAGTAAAAAGCGCGCGCAAATGCGTagtgaaaaaaaacaaattgatgaTTACCATGCCATAAATGATGAAGCGGAAAGCAAATATGGAAGTCTAGTGGATTCAGATGATGATTTACCAGCTTTAGTCGGCGGCTGCAGCCGTACaatgtacgttttttttttgtaaataaatcgcTGTAACTAAAAAAAAGCTCCTCTCTTAAAGGCCATATATGGGACGTCAGCCTAAAATCGCAAAACAACTTAATATTGTTGATGATGATATTAAAAATTTACCACAACAGCCACTTAACACAGTACAATCCAGCTTAATGGATTTTCTGGCAGAAAATTTAGATAGCTATGATATTTTTGGTGGTGCTGATGAAAAAAGCGACATTCTGCCACTGCTCGATGCGCACcacattaacaacaacaacacatataATAATATAGGCATGCTAAAAGCGCCGGAAGTAGGTAAATACAATGGACAAGCGAAAGCATATGATACCACTTTGAATAAGGTACAACAAAAGCTGACTTCAACAATGATTACCGAACTGTTAGTACtgtgatataaaaaaataaaatttaaacatgTTAATTGATCATTTCTCCCAATTTCTGTAGTAATCAAGAAGATTCTATGCAAACACTGTCCGCATGTAGCAATgaagacgacgacgacgacgacgatgagGAATGCCAAGCACGTATTATAAAAGTCACAAATTTTCAAAGCAAAGATCACACCAATGCTATTACCAAGGAACATCAGTTGTTATTAGAAGAATTAGAacaggatataaaacaagaaattgAATCTGATACCGAGCAAGCGTCTAATATAGAGGAGAAGAGGCATGATACTAACTCACTAGAAGATAATGACTGTGAGCAAGAGATTGAAGAAGGTTCAACAACGCTTATGAGCAGTTTAAAGCCAAGTCTTTTTACAAAAACGGCGCGACGAACTTGGCCATGGTTACTGGAGCAGGCAGCTGATGAAGCAGAAGTGCAGAAGTCAAATAATGAAGCAATGGAAGGGATAGAGCAGAAGGGAAGGTACGGTTGCCACACGACAATTAACGGTCTCGAGATTAAAATTTTGTCTAAGAAAAATTCGTTATTTTTAAAACATACACAGTTTGAAACAGCTATCAAGAACCatgttcgtattttttttttatttcctttacagCCTTGTTATGATGAGTGAGTACGAGGAAATTGATTTGCTAAACCAATTGCGTGACGTATTCGCGCTTGAGCATGAAGGTAAAGTTGAGATACCAGCTTATGTACGTCGTTTCTATAGAAAATTGTGTGTACGTAATTTTAAACGTGAGCATGGTAAACCACTTTTCAATTTAGACGATCACATCAATGGCAAATGTAGTGATGCGGCAGCGCAAATAATTGATCGTTATCAGGTACATTAACAGTTGAAACTTGGAAACAACTTTTTCTAAGGCGTATTATATTTTACAGCTCTTGACTGATTCGACatcgaaaaaatataaaacattttatgcACGCATCGCTGGTTCGTTTGATTATGAAATGTTTAAATCGCCATATTCTCTTCGTATATTACATCCATTCATATTTAGAGATGAAGAAATTGCACCTCCTTGGTTGCAGGTACATAGTTTTCTCTGATTGTAAAtggtttgtttttgtattttaatacTCGCACCTTTTTGGTTGCAGCTTATGTGCGAGTTGCAATATAGAGTTAATGAAGAATATCCCACACGATCAACCATTGACTTCTGCTATGTGCGACCCAATCATATTGCGGCCGTGAATGCTTTGCTACAATCAACATTTTGGCCTGGAATTGATAGTAAgaatgatatatattttaattgcaagttTGGAACTTTTTATCTACCAATAATAACATGAATTATTTTTCTGAAAATTAGTGTCCGAATGCCTCAGTTATCCAGATTACAGCGTGGTAGCACTCTATAAAAAATTGGTTGTGGGATGTGGTTTCCTTGTGCCTGATGTAGGCTTTAACGAAGCGTATATTTCATTTATGGCAGTGCGTCCCAATTGGCAGCGTTCTGGGATAGGCACATTTATGTTATATCATTTAATACAGGTACCGTAAAAATATGCTTTACACTGTTTAATATTTTTGGCtgaagaatgtttttttttttcattctagaCTTGCATGACAAAAGATATCACACTTCATGTATCCGCATCCAATCCTGCCATTGTGCTTTACCAAAAATTTGGCTTCAAAATAGAGGAAGTGATACatgatttttatgaaaaatatttgcCTATACATTCAAAAGAAAGTCGTACAGCTTTCTTTTTAAGACTGCTAAGATCCTAGAAATAAGATAAATATGTATTACTAGAACATTTAATATTTATACTCACTAAAAGCATGTGTgtttatataaacatatatatttttgttgctgttactacatttttaattagtttttgtaataaaaattcatatttaaggtcgcatattgccaaaaaaatttatttcgaaacTGCATTTTACTATACAAAATCATGTCTTTAACTAAaccaatttacaaatttttgtaaaataagGCAACATGATATGCTCTCTAAAATTAAACACCAAAAATCTTTTGAAATCGTGTCATCTTCAAGCAAAAATTTTTTCCTCGCGCCTCTTCTTTGTCACCACAGTGCCTGGTTTGTGTTGCGCCTCTGGATGATTCATTAGCTCAGGCGGACAAACTGATACTGGACTAGCGGTTACACATTGTTTGAGATCGTAAAATAGTGCACTATCATCTTTGGTGACAAAGGAAATGGCAACACCATTTTTACCAGCACGCCCCGTACGACCAATACGATGCGTATAATCTTCAATCGTTTTTGCCATATCATAGTTAATGACAAGTGATACATCTTTAATATCAATACCACGCCCAGCAACATCTGTTGCCACCAACATATCTTTAGCACCAGATTTAAGCGATGCCAGTGCATATTCACGTTGTTCTTGTCCTTTACCACCGTGCAACGTACAGGAATTGTAACCCAACTTTTCCAAACCTTTAGCCAGTACATCGGCACCCTTCTTTTGATTGACGAATATAATAACTGGTGGTTCGATGCCTTTGGATAAGATTTCCATTAATTTCTTACGTTTATCGTTTTCGCCCATCATGTATACAATTTGTTCGGTTCGTTCAGTTGGCTTGCCTATTGATCCAATATAAACTGTGGCGGGTCGTCGTAAATATGATCTTGCAAGACGCTCCACTGCAGGTGGCATAGTAGCTGTAAACATCACAGTTTGTCTGGAAAAGATAAacaagtatttcaaaaaggaactACTCATCGGTGACCTACTACAGAACGACTGTTATGTCTACAGCTCGATTTGTATATATGCTTGTATTAATTACCTATATTTCTTTTTAGAGTAAAAGTTCTCCATAAGTTTACTTGCATCTTCAGCTTCCTCCGTATCGGGTTTTAAATTAGTCACTGGCATGTATTCAAGAATTTTTTGTACATCAGGTTCAAAGCCCATATCAATCATACGATCTGCTTCATCCAatactatatatgtacattgACTCAATACAAGATAGCGATTCTCTAACACATCAATAAGACGACCAGGTGTTGCTATAACAATTTCACAACCCAATCGTAGACGAAAACCTTGCTCCTCACGCGACAAACCACCCACTACAACCACTGTACGTATGCCAAGCGGTTGTCCAAATTTAATAGTTTCTTCTTCAATTTGCTGCGCTAATTCACGTGTTGGTGCCATAATTATAGCATAAGGGCCTTGATCTACATCTTCCATACGTTCTATTTTTGGCAATGATTGAATCCACGATAATAATGGTATCAGGAATGCCAATGTTTTACCCGAACCTGTTTCAGCTACACCAATAATATCGCGATTTTGCAATCCAATCGGAATAGCTTGCCTTTGAATGGGCGTGGGTTCTTTATATCCCACCTTATCGATGATTTCGATAATTTCTTTTGGAAAACCAGATTCACCCCAACTTCGTATAGGGTTTGGTATTTTACCACCTTTGATGGTGATATTATAATCCTCACGAAATATACGCCAATCGCGTTCGGTCATTTCATCCACCGCCTTTTCCGACCAATGACGATCATCCCATTTTTGTTTATCTTCCTTACGTTTGACCTTCTTTAGGCGCACCTTTTCTTGCTCTTTTTCAGCTTCAGTGCGTCTCTTTTCCAACAAATCTCCATAGAATTTACTTTGAGTACGTTTCTGCTCTTTGATATCTATACCGGCAACATTTCCGCGTCCAAAAAATTGTACATGATGACGCTCTTTATACAAATTGTTATAATCAATCGATGTATCTTCGCCAGCATCCcaatcgaacacaaatttacgaTCGTTCAAACGACGTACGCGACGTTTCTTCTTTACAATACCTAAATAACGCTCTCTTATTGCTTCTAGTTCTTTTTCTTTGTCCTTCTGAGTGAGGTCTTCTGCACGTTTACTATCTCTATCGCGATCTCGATCGCGTTCACGGCCCTTTTCTCGTTCACGTCCTTTATCGCGGTCATTACGGTCCCAATCACGATCGTTGCGATCCCAGTCGCGTTCACGTTCCTTACGATCCATTCTGTCATATTTCACTTGCGTTGATGGTATCTCAAATGAGGAATTATTTGTATTATCTACTCCAGCTATTGCTGCAGCTGTAGCAGCGCTTTGTGCATTTCGCATAGCAGCAACTTCTTCTTGCCGTCTTTTGAGTGCTTCAGCAGCGCGCTGTTCTTTAGTCAAGAACACTGGCTTGCTGCGTGCTTCCTCTTCACGTTTCTTTTTTTCAAGTAGTTCTTCCAGCGAAAGAGGTTCCTTCTTCGATTTTTCCTTGACTTCAATAATTTCGACTtggtcatcatcatcatcatcatcgtcaaTTTTGATAACATTATTGTCTTCTTTATCATTCTTTAATCTGTCTACGGTTCTGCGCTTTTCACTGGCCTTATCTCGGTCACGTCCTCTTGATCTGGACCGTGGCCGGTTGCGATCCTTCTCACGATCCCTCCCACGTTCACGATCCCGCTCATGATCCCTATCACGGTCACGGTCCCTTTCCCGTTCTCGGTCTCGGCGCTCCCTCGAATGTGAGCGGCGCCTTTTATCATTACCCATGTTAGGTAGCTTTATTTTTTACAGTTTTATATAAAATACAGCTAAACAATAGTAAAACGCTTGTAAACGTAAAATTGATAATAAATTGGACGTCAAAAAAGATTCTTCTTTTTGATACCGCTTCAATTCACAATGGCAAAAATCATCAATTTTTGAAGGGTCAATTAATGGTGACTaataaccatataaccataaccagataaaacagctgatcgaacctaccttaggaaatcaatgtaatcgattaatggtgccataccatcaCGCTTAGCCATTCAAGACTGGTAGCCCCGATTCTGAGCCCTTGGCCTCCTGTGTCATTTTGCCATCCCGTACCCTGAGCCTCCTGAGTAATTTTGCCATCCCGAAATCACGGGACTACATTGCAATCGAGATCAATCAACAAAAAGATATTTCTTCATTCCAAGGATCTCGTGTAGATTTGGAGTATAATTACTATTTGGCCTACTAGTGTAGAATCTGAAAAATGTTTCTCAACTGCCGGTTATAtgtcgttagcttaattcacaaaggcccttaCCATTCATACAATCTTTTTGTTCCTCCATTGTCATTCCTACCTgacaaataatagctgacagggataATGGCTGTAGCGCATgaccagagaatggaagaaaggttaaTTTTGTTTTCGCGGTTAATATATTGAAGTGCCATAAATTGtctatttgtgtttcaaaccagattttcttttaaatgtgcctatataaaataaaacttcatatTAATAATCGTTTGTAAAATATGACCGGCCAGtcaagcaaacatttttaaatatgtaaacaaCGCAATATACCAGCCgtatacaaaaatgtttgaaaaacgccATTGAGCAAATGAtgtaagtaatcgaacagcgatttaacatGTGATccaagctgtttactattgtgaaaaaaatttttttcttcaaaaattcgCAACTTGTATGAACTCACAATGGCCCTAACAAACGAATTTAAACTTTTACAGAAGCatggaacattttatttttactataTGCAGATATGGCTTTTTAAAATGACTTTTTAATGAGTGCCATACCAACAAAAAAGAGTTTTCATAACCAGCACTTTAAAATGTCAAACAATTGTCAGACAACTGAATAAACATATGGAACTAAAAAACTGTTtgctcagtaatttgacgtaaaGTCCCAACCGTTAACTGAATCAGATATACCCAAAGGCACGTTCAGAAAGTCATCGCTCTCAGCGAACACAATTTTTATTAAAGATGTTTCCACTATTTGAGTaagatatattttgttttatgaacgGGAAGTTGAAtcaactgccaaatgaaataattgttcttacattaaaaaaaaatacttttaaaataattgtttttgttttatcggcctatacTTTTACAATAGTTTTCAAGTTTCACTATAATGTTAAGAGGAAAAATTGAATTCATAATTTTCACTTTAAAATGTCAATGAAAAATGCCGGCGTTCCGGAATTTCCATTTCCCGAAATCCCGAAAATGAATAGTCCCAGCACGGTTGTCACCacggtccatttggaccaaaaatggtcccttccaaccccatttggtccgctggtcctttttttcaattttggtccattttcggcacggttttggtacttttatttctttttcactgaaacaaaaattcgaaatactgctaataaaatttgccagaaatttattaacccacatataatttttaattcagtagCGATATTTCCCGATGTTGGTGCGACCATAAGTGATCAAAAGCACTCCCGCGTAAAAACATTCTCAGTGCTCTCTTTGGCCCTACTACGTTTGGTTTCAATATTTTTATGGGAAATTACCGTCAATCCTTGGTCATATCAATCAAATGCAATTATTACTTGGCAACTTGAACATTTCGGGAATAATTTAAGTCTTGGAAAGTCAGCATTCGAAAACGATTCAAATAGTTTCTACTTGGGCCTTTTTAACGAAGTAAGTCCTACATTTTTCTTTGGTTTCATGTGTGGGTGCTTATAACAATACCTTCTAGATCGGATCACCTTTATCTTATCATTCTCATCACGTGACGTAGACAAAGTAGCCGTTGGGATATAATTCTGTGAACGAGGTCTATTTCTTCCAATGAGTTCTACTTATCATCATATTTTCTTCtaatgcctggtttttcagtttaACCTTACCACTTTGTTCGATTTttactttaactggagtttaaactcgtactgaaaaaccgggcattagtGTAAGTTTTGGAATGTTGGcttttcttttaaacaatttatttCTATGCAAGATATACATTCCAAAACTCTCAAGGGTGGACCTTGGAGTTGAAAAAGCGTATAAGGAAGCGACGGTAGTACTACAGAGCTTTTGGGAAAATTTGGCCTTCATTCAACGAAATACGATTTGTAGCGAGCTAAAATAAATAGAAAGGATATATTCAGATTAGTTGTGGTACTTAAGGGACCCTATATGCAATTGgtctcattgttgttgttgttgttgtagcaatgctcgccccacctaatagccgcgaccgatcacaaattgtcatcaatatcctctaacgggagtccaaggaaacttgccgtttcaacaggggtggaccataaggaaaggggtgttagaggcgttggttccacattacaattaaagagatggttggtgtcatgtggggacacattgcaagcggggcatacattttgtatgtcggggttgattctggataggtaagagtttaacctgttacagtatccagaacgaagttgagcaagagtgacacgcgtttccctggggagtatgcgttcctcttccgcgagttctggatatttttcttcaagtactggattcaccgggcaattcccgacataaaggtccgacgcctgtctatggagttcaccgacctgcttgtgttttttcgcttacggcttggttctcaggtgccgtatttcctcaaaatgcttacggagatgactccttaggcccctaggcggtgctggttcgtcaatcagatgtctgttgggatgcccaggtttctgggtattcaacagaaactgtttggtcagcatctcattcgTCAAGGCTGGTAGCATCTGCTGAGCGGCTTTCTAGCGCACTGTCTTCTTACTGCCACCCATCGGGCAACAAATATTCACACGGATCGCTATTCCGTAacttttataaagcaaaaaacttGCATCCAAAAATGTATGTTGGTGTATGATGTTGGTAGTCTTGGCCTTAAATGCGTCGTAAATTCGACACTGAAAGCTCTTCTGCTATCTGCTAACCAGCATTAACAACGAAAACAATGCCAGTCTAGAAATCAAACAGTCTTGCCAACAAGTGTTTCTTTGGGATGAATAGAAAATTGAAAAGTaactctcgacgaacaaaaatcacgctataTAAGTCGTGATGTACTGTTGAGAGTTACGATGGAGTATTCGAGCGAAAACATCTACCGAAGATTTATGGctctgtccgtgatgccgacagcGAGTATCGCAGGAGATAggatgatgagctatatgagctttacgcagatatggaGGTAGTGTAGCAAACAATCCCCATAGGCTTCGCTGGCTTGGTAATGCTAAGTCAGGAGAGACCTCCACAGATAAATGATGATAGAGAAAATAATCCATTAACAGGCCTGGTCCGTTTGTCCGAACCAGCACT
The DNA window shown above is from Eurosta solidaginis isolate ZX-2024a chromosome 2, ASM4086904v1, whole genome shotgun sequence and carries:
- the Atac2 gene encoding cysteine-rich protein 2-binding protein — translated: MDCCYCNHMISDSSDDYLECLECQCVVHARCLRTCRPGDLMGDVFFDFTCADCMNLQYNMPSTSTSAKNAPARENFVRQRLSWFMVVTLTLYNLSIKSKGLSHHGFFHWRSHIASFINKNWDFLMEPGTRRRKNWFGSISGNLSHYSPDFFLSGQEAIQKSGWWRLTHTNLTPKMIQRRLEEFSKKRAQMRSEKKQIDDYHAINDEAESKYGSLVDSDDDLPALVGGCSRTMPYMGRQPKIAKQLNIVDDDIKNLPQQPLNTVQSSLMDFLAENLDSYDIFGGADEKSDILPLLDAHHINNNNTYNNIGMLKAPEVGKYNGQAKAYDTTLNKVQQKLTSTMITELNQEDSMQTLSACSNEDDDDDDDEECQARIIKVTNFQSKDHTNAITKEHQLLLEELEQDIKQEIESDTEQASNIEEKRHDTNSLEDNDCEQEIEEGSTTLMSSLKPSLFTKTARRTWPWLLEQAADEAEVQKSNNEAMEGIEQKGSLVMMSEYEEIDLLNQLRDVFALEHEGKVEIPAYVRRFYRKLCVRNFKREHGKPLFNLDDHINGKCSDAAAQIIDRYQLLTDSTSKKYKTFYARIAGSFDYEMFKSPYSLRILHPFIFRDEEIAPPWLQLMCELQYRVNEEYPTRSTIDFCYVRPNHIAAVNALLQSTFWPGIDMSECLSYPDYSVVALYKKLVVGCGFLVPDVGFNEAYISFMAVRPNWQRSGIGTFMLYHLIQTCMTKDITLHVSASNPAIVLYQKFGFKIEEVIHDFYEKYLPIHSKESRTAFFLRLLRS
- the LOC137240867 gene encoding probable ATP-dependent RNA helicase DDX23; the encoded protein is MGNDKRRRSHSRERRDRERERDRDRDRDHERDRERGRDREKDRNRPRSRSRGRDRDKASEKRRTVDRLKNDKEDNNVIKIDDDDDDDDQVEIIEVKEKSKKEPLSLEELLEKKKREEEARSKPVFLTKEQRAAEALKRRQEEVAAMRNAQSAATAAAIAGVDNTNNSSFEIPSTQVKYDRMDRKERERDWDRNDRDWDRNDRDKGREREKGRERDRDRDRDSKRAEDLTQKDKEKELEAIRERYLGIVKKKRRVRRLNDRKFVFDWDAGEDTSIDYNNLYKERHHVQFFGRGNVAGIDIKEQKRTQSKFYGDLLEKRRTEAEKEQEKVRLKKVKRKEDKQKWDDRHWSEKAVDEMTERDWRIFREDYNITIKGGKIPNPIRSWGESGFPKEIIEIIDKVGYKEPTPIQRQAIPIGLQNRDIIGVAETGSGKTLAFLIPLLSWIQSLPKIERMEDVDQGPYAIIMAPTRELAQQIEEETIKFGQPLGIRTVVVVGGLSREEQGFRLRLGCEIVIATPGRLIDVLENRYLVLSQCTYIVLDEADRMIDMGFEPDVQKILEYMPVTNLKPDTEEAEDASKLMENFYSKKKYRQTVMFTATMPPAVERLARSYLRRPATVYIGSIGKPTERTEQIVYMMGENDKRKKLMEILSKGIEPPVIIFVNQKKGADVLAKGLEKLGYNSCTLHGGKGQEQREYALASLKSGAKDMLVATDVAGRGIDIKDVSLVINYDMAKTIEDYTHRIGRTGRAGKNGVAISFVTKDDSALFYDLKQCVTASPVSVCPPELMNHPEAQHKPGTVVTKKRREEKIFA